The Paenibacillus pabuli DNA segment ATCCTCGGAACAGCCCTCAACCGTCAAATTCTCTCCACAAGCTCCCAAGTCCAGCTTGCGATTCATCAATTGTTCCAGCGCAGAATACCGGCTGTAATCGTATACACAAACAGCCTTATCCGGTCCGCCGTGATGCTCCAGGTCCGCCTGGCCATCCCCTGTCATTCCAGTGAATGACAGGAAAATCGGGCCGGATACGGGATGTTTGACAATGCCGCTCAGCACTTCACGCTTCTGTCCAGGCAATGGCTGAGGCAGGCCCACATTAATGGCAAGAACAGCTGTTTCACGCTCTGCGGACTGTTGATCATGTGCGAGTGTCATGTATAATTCATACCTCCCATAACGATTAGTTCCTTAACGGACTGAGCCGCCAAAAACGAGTGTATTGCTTAGCAGCCGCCCTGGTGAAGTCAACATCTTGCCACCTGCATACATGCCTGAGGAAGCACCGCCATCCAGATTCATGGCCTGCTTGGCACCGAGCTTCTGCATGACTGCGGCCCACTCTTTGATGGTGGCTCCTGACACAGTTGCAAGCATTACTGAACCGTCGGCCATGATGGCGATCCCGCTTCTGGCACCAGAGGCATTCAAAATCTTGGTATCCTTGAATCCTTCGCTGGTCGGATTCACCGCGACTTTACCGTCTTTCACCAGACGGGGGCCAGCCCCAACGGCAGTCACCACGTCCTGCCAAGGAATCTCTTTGCCTGATGCGTTAGTATATTTATAATTCATTTCTACAGTCGAACCCACGGTGAAGCGATCTGCAGTAGATTTCTGATTGCCCGTAAAGACCAGTACAGATCCATTCTTCGGAATCGCCACATTGTTATTCGCCACTTTCTTGGTGACAACCCCCTTTTCCATCACGACCGCAGTACCACCCTTGAACCCAACTTTTGGTCCACGCTCCGGCGTGTACAGCATGGAAATGCTCGCACTCGCAGAGGGGGTACGGTTAATGAAAGTTGCGTACCAGCTGCGTGACTTACCTGCTGAATCGGTCACTTTACCTGTAAGACTTACCTGAAGTGAATCCATAATCGCTGTGCCGTCTTCCTTAAAACCTATTGTTGTTCCATATCGTCCAATATGTATGACTTTTCCATTTGCTATTAACATGCCGTAAGGATCTGGTGCTCCATTATATGCTTCAAAGAATGCCCCATTAATGGCTGCTTGGGCGCCATATGCTTTGACAATGGAAGGCAATGTTGCCGTTTGACCTACCTGCTTCTTGGCTAATCCTACGGTAACCGGTGTTCCTTTGGGAATACTCACTGTTTGTACGGTGAAATTTCGTCCTGCTGCTTTTACTTTCTGTACTTTGGTGCTAATGGCCGCTTTTGCATCGGCTGTCTGAGGAGCGCTCACTGCTCCTGATAATAACACCGGCAGAGCCAGGACGAGGGCCATAGCCCCTGTCCACCACTTTCTACCGGCACGTTTTGTCTGTATGTTGCTCACCCTATTGCCACTCCCATCCAAGAGCCCAGGCTCTTCATCTCAAGTTGTTCGAACTTGTCCATCACCATATCCGGATCCAGACGCAATTCACATACATCCAGTGCACAGGCTACCGGCACAGCGCAGTGAATTTCTGCCAGTTTACGGGACAGATGCAGCATGTCGAGATCGTTCTCGATTTTTTTTCGTACCGATGGCGTGAGTTTATCCAGGTTGTCCAGAATCCCCTCAATGGTGCCGTATTCCTGCACGAGTTTTAGAGCTGTTTTCTCACCGATTCCACGTACTCCAGGGTAATTGTCACTTGCATCCCCCATCAGACCTTTCATATCAATGACTTGACGAGGGGTCAGCTGCTTCTCTGCCATGAGAGATTCAGGCGTATACACCATGTAATTACCGTGACCTTTTTTCATGATAATAATGCTTGTCCGGTCATTGATCAGCTGCAGCATATCGTGGTCGCCGGTCAGCACCATCACGTTCATATCCGTTTGCTCCGTGTAATACTTGGCCAGTGTACCGATACAATCATCAGCTTCATAACCCTCTGCTCCAATATTCGGAATGCCCAAGCTGTCCATGACTTCACGAATCAATGCAAACTGGGGAATCAGATCATTCGGCGCTTCGGGACGATTGCCTTTGTATGCCGCATACTCTTCACCGCGAAACGTCTTGCCACCCATATCCCAGCAGCATACCACATGACTTGGTCCGAACGTCTGAACCGCATCCCAGAAATAACGGATAAATCCGTATACCGCGTTGGTTGGCAAGCCTGCCTTTGTACGTCTGATATATCCGCTTGCAGATGTCGCATAAAATGCCCGGAACAACACTGCCATACCGTCTACCAGCAACAAAGTAGGTTCATTACGTTGATTCACTTGATTTTGTTCTCTCCTATCTGTATATAGCAAATAAAATATCGAAACTAATTCTATCATTATAGCATAGTTCCGCCAAGCATCGTTCAGCCAAAAAAGCCCTGATTTTTGAACAATTCAGGGCTGTTCATCGGGCTTCATTTATGAATGGATAGACACGTCACTCAGCCTCTATTTTTAAGCGCTGTTCCATTGCTGTTCATACGTCTCTTCCTTGAATCCCACGGTCACCTGTTCCCCATCTGTCACGATCGGACGCTTAATCAGGCGGCCATTGGAGGCGAGCAGACGAATCTGTTCTTCTGCAGACATTTCCGGCAGCTTGTCCTTCAATTGCTGCTCCTTGTACACTTCTCCGCTTGTATTGAAAAACTTCTTCACTTCAAGTCCGCTCTTCTGAATGAGCTCGGTTAATTCGGCATCAGACGGCGGTGTGTCGAAAATGGGGATTAGCTCCAGCTCATGTCCCTGAGCTTCAAGCCATTTTACCGCCTTACGGCAAGTTCCGCATTTGGCGTACTGATATACTTTCAGTTTACTCATTACAATTCCCTCCTAGAGTTGCTCCGGTATCAGGTTGCTCCGGTTTCTATTTCTCGCTTTCCTTGGTTTGCTTCGCCAATCCAAAAGTCGCTCAAAATTGATACCGTCGCCATACGTTTAAAACGATTTAAAACAACATGGAACAAGGATTGCCTGCTCCTCGGATCACAGCAGCATCCTTAATAGGATTCACAAATGTTGATTCGAGACCCCTACACCTCTTCCCTTGGCTTGGCTTCGGTATCTAAACGTTTCTCCAGCGCAGCCATATCTGAAGGAAGCGGCGCATGGAACGTCATGCGTTCCTGTGTAAGTGGATGAACAAACGACAGCTCGCAGGCATGCAATGCCTGGCGGTCAATCCATAGGTCCCGTTCCTCCCGCATAACTGCTGTCTGTTCGTCAATCTCATCCGCAGGTAATGTTTTGTACATTCGATCGCCGATCAAAGGACACCCGACAGAAGTCATATGTACACGAATCTGATGCGTTCTGCCACTCTCCAGCTTCAGATTGACCGCACTTGCAGTCCCACCGTCCCAACGGGTTACCGTGGTGTACAGCGTCCTTGCTGCATAGCCGTCAGGCGTGACAATACGCCGATGAGGCTCCTCCGGGTCACGGTCGATTGGGCCATCAACGGCCCCCTGTTCGGGAGCAGGACATCCATGTACAAACGCAATGTACTTTTTATCTACGGTTCCTGCGATCATTTGTTCAGACACATGCTGATGCACATACGGATTTTTGGCAATGGCCAGTACCCCCGAGGTCTCCTGATCCAGCCGATGAATGGGTCTAAATCGGAAACGCTCTCCTTTGGACTTCCAGTAATGAACAACCCCGTTCGCCAAAGTCCCAGTATAGTGTCCATGTGTCGGATGCACAATTACGCCGGCATCCTTGTTAACAATAAGCAAATGCTCATCTTCATACAAAATGGAAAAAGGAATGGATTCCGGCAAAATTTCATCTGATTCCTCCTGTTCCATCCGAATCTCCAGTACATCCCCAGCCGATACCTTCACGCTGATATACACGCGTTCTCCATTCAACATGATACCCTGCTCCGTGAGCTTCAGCCTGGACAAGAGCTTGCGCGATACCTGCAGCCGGCGCTGAAGCACGGTTTTCAGCAGCCAGCCATCTTCATGATCGGGAACGGTGTAGACAATCGGCGAATAATAGCCGCTCATTCTTTGCGGCGGAACACTTTTTTGCTCCGTACATATTCAATATCCGACACCTGCTGTCTGGCATTGGCGGTCCGTGCTACAACGAAGAAATAATCAGACAGACGGTTCAAGTAACGGCGTACCGATGGATTAATATCCGTATGCTGTCCCAATGTTACAGCGCGGCGCTCTGCACGGCGACATACCGTGCGGCACACATGAAGCGCTGAAGACAGCGGGCTGCCTCCCGGGATAATGAACCTTTCCACTCTCGGGTTCTCCGCATCATACTGGTCAATCCATTGTTCAAGCCGGGTCACCATGTCATCCCGCACTTTATACTTGGTTTCGCTAATTTTCACAAACGCCAGGTCCGACCCGCAATCAAACAGTTCCTGCTGCACCTCCAGCAAATGTTCGCGCAAATCCTCGAATTTCCCCTCTGTATCATCAATCAGACTGATTGCCTGGCCGACAAAACAATTCAGCTCATCTATGGTGCCGTAAGCTTCAACGCGGTCGTCATCTTTGATAACCCGTCCTCCGATGACTGAAGTTTGCCCTTCATCACCTGTTCTTGTATAGATGCCCATTTGCAATCCCTCCAAATATTTAATTTCAATTCGCATGGCAGAACATCGGTTAATTCTTATATGCATGCCCCTCTAACTTCAACTTAACCAGTATACTTGACCTCCCTTGGATACGGAAATGCATTTTTTTCAGAAACCGCTTGTACCCTTTGCACGTATATATGAATTGGCGTGCTCTGCCCGAGTATACGTCAAATTCAGGTAAATCAAAAGTAGAGGAGACGATTATGCAAAACTGGATAACCGATTTCATGGAACAATACGGCTACATAGGCATCGCACTCATTATTGCTCTCGAAAATGTATTTCCTCCCATTCCTTCGGAGATTATTTTGCCTTTCGGCGGATTTATGACGACTTACACCAGCCTAACTCTTCCCGGTGTTATCATTGCAGCTACCATTGGATCTGTGCTGGGTGCAGTGATTCTCTATGGGATCGGACTCCTGATTGACGTGGAGCGTCTGGAGAAAATTGTAGATCGCTGGGGACATATTCTGCGAATCAAAAAAGAAGATATCCACCGTGTTGATGCATGGTTTGACAAATATGGAATGTGGACTGTATTATTCTGCCGCATGGTGCCTCTTGTCCGCAGTCTCATCTCCATTCCTGCAGGCATGTCCAACATGAAATTCGGTTTGTTCGTCCTCTTCACCACCATCGGGACACTCGCCTGGAACATTATTCTGGTCTCCGTTGGGGCAGCACTTGGCGCTTCCTGGGAAAATATTTTGCACTTTATGGACGTCTATTCACTGGTGGTATATGCGCTGCTCGCCATTATCCTGGTTGGGTGTGTGATCTGGTGGATCAGACGTATTAATAAACGCAAATAGAAATCGTGTATCACGCCACGGATTATACTAATACATCTCTCATATAAATAAGCCTCCGCACCACAATTCGTGGTTAAGGAGGCTTTTGTTTGTTTGCCTGTCATCTTGACCTATGATACTCAGTTATCGTTGTACCGCACTTCTTTCTCCTTCAGATCAATGGCAAGTCCTGATACCACCATGTACATGCGTTCCGAGTGAGACTGCAGTGCACGATTCACCGAAGCCATTCTTGCGGCAAAGATACGCTCCTCTTCCGAAGGATACAAGGAACCATGCATTTCATTGGTAATGACAAGCAGCTTGCCCTGATAAGATAGTAAGGCATCAAGCAGCTGTTGTGTATGTACGCGTTGTTGATCAAGATCATCCGTTGCTCTAAATCCGGCAGCCATCCACGATGTCAGGCTGTCCACAATGACTATTCGCTGATCAGCCAGAAACAGATTCGATTCCCGATTGATCTGGTGAATGACTTCCGTCAGGTGATGGCCATTCCCGGCTGAAATGGCGCGATAATGAGCGGATGGCAGTTCCGGAATCACCGGATCATGATCGCCTGTGGATAAGTAGATTCCTTCCCGGCTGATTTGAGCTGCATAACCCAGGGCAAACCTGGTTTTACCACTCCCTATCCCGCCAGTGACCGTAATCAGCAATCCGCTCCCCTCCTTCAGTTACCATACTTATACGCTATTCTGTCAGCGCCTTCAGCACTTTTTTGGATTCTTCTACATTGGCTGCCGATAGCGGAATGGTAGCAAACAGATTTTGGGCGGCATACTCCACATCCTTGAACATTTGCATATCTTCGAGTGGGATACCATAGAGATGGCTTTCTTGCTTCATATCGGTGCCATTGTCTCCTTGACCCTCTTCAACCAGAACTCCACCCTCAAACACACCACGCTTATACTTCTCAGGATCAAATGTATCATCCAACGGAATATTGGAACCATTGCTCCCGTATTGTTTCATATCTGCCTCTGGCAGAATGAAAATATCATGACTGCCTGCTGCGTACTCCACCATAATTTTCTGTACATCATACATGGCGCTTGTAATGACTTCCACTTTAGGTTCCTCACCCAGCTTTTGCTGCAGATTGGTCTGTAACTGCTCCGCGATCACAGATGGATTACCCTGATTATCAATGATGAAAATGGTAAAACCGTCTTTGCCACCACATCCGGCGAGCAAAAAAATTAATGATACGAGTGCGGTTAGCCCCCAAAATCTCTTCATTCCAGTTCCCCCTTTAGTCTCCTAAGTACAATATATCACAATTGTTCCACGCAAAAAAATAACCCTTACAAATAAGAGATTTCTTTACCCCACCAAAAAAAGAAGACCCCTCAGGGTCTCCTTAACATTCATATGGGTAACGTTTTCGTAAGTTTCAATTTATCTCCCTTTTATCGGGTTAGCTTTCATATATTCATTGATCTTCAGATCCAATAAACTGCTGATTTCAATCACAATTTCTGAAGTGAAGGATTTCTCCTCCATGAAAATCTGTTCCATCTTGCGACGAAGCATGTGGATCTCATCTTCCAAGGAAATGTCATGCAAAGATTCGTGATCTGGTCTCACCGACCATCGGTCGCCTTGATCGCCTTCTGCCAGGTAATGCCCACGATTAGTCGGTAAATCATATTCAACACAAAACAATGCTAACCCCTCCTTGGAAAATTAGTTTCCAAATATATGAAAAACATATTTCAAATTGAAATTATATCACAATATTTTGTAAATGAAAGTTATTTTTTTCTAAGTTACAAAATGTCCACATTTGCGAAAAAGAAGCTACTTCTTATTAACCCTCTTTTTGCAGTTTGTAAACAAAATTTCCGATTCGTTCCAAAGCTTCATTCAATTGGGTCACTGAAGTGGCATAAGAACAGCGTAAAAATCCTTCTCCCTGAGGGCCAAATACGTTCCCGGGCACAGCAGCAACTTTATTTTCGGTCAAGAGACGCTCGGCAAAAAGATCAGAGTTCAGGCCGGTCTTTTGAATACTCGGAAATGCGTAGAAGGCTCCCTGAGGTTCATGGCAATCCAGGCCAATATCACGGAATCCCTGTACAATAAGTCGTCTGCGCTGATTGTAGGACTCGACCATGCGGTCCTTCTCTCCCAATCCATTCGTAAGCGCCTCAAGTGCCGCGACCTGTCCCATCGCTGGAGCACACATCACGGTATACTGGTGGATTTTTAACATGGCTGCGATAAGTTCCGGATGACCGCACATGTAACCAATCCGCCAACCCGTCATGGCAAATGCTTTGGAGAAGCCGCTCACAAGAATCGTCCGATCCTTCATATCCGGGATCGAAGCGAAGCTGACATGTTTTTGAGTATACGTCAGTTCTGCATAAATTTCGTCAGCAATGACGATCAGATCATGCTTCTTAATGACTTCTGCGATCGGCAGCCAGTCTTCGTACGTCATGATCGCCCCAGTTGGATTACTCGGATAACATAGAATCACAACTTTGGACTTCGGTGTAATGCGTGCTTCCAGTGACTCGGCAGTCAATTTGAATTGATCTTTGGCATGCGTATCTACGCCCACAGGAACTCCTCCGCCAATGGAGGCAATTGGTGAATAGGCTACATAAGAAGGCTCCGGAATGAGAATCTCATCTCCTGGCACAATTAATGCACGCAGAGCAAGGTCAATGGCCTCACTGCCGCCAACCGTAACGATAATTTCATCCTTGGGATCGTACTTGGTATCAAATTGAGTGTCCAGATAATTACTGATGGCTTCTCTCAATTTGGGCATACCCGCATTCGAAGTGTAACTTGTCATGCCTCTTTCGAGAGAGTATACACAAGCTTCGCGCATATGCCAAGGTGTAACGAAGTCGGGTTCGCCGACACCCAGCGTAATAATATCCTTGTTGTCGCCAACCAGGTCGAAAAACTTCCGAATTCCGGATGGAGGTATCTGCTGAACCAGAGGTGCCAGATACGAGGTCATCTTCTTGTTGTTCCCTGTTGTCTGTTCATTCACTATCATGACACATCTTCCTTTACGGCGAGATCATGAGACGGTTATCTTCCTGATGGTCTTCGAAAATGATCCCGTCCTGTTTATATTTTTTAAGAATAAAGTTTGTTTTGGTCGAAAGCACCGAATCGATTGGAGATAGTTTCTCCGATACAAAGTTAGCGACTTCACGCAGGTTGCCGCCTTCCACTTCTACGAGCAGATCGTATGCACCTGACATGAGATAGACTGATTTCACTTGTGGATACAAATAAATACGTTCAGCAATACCCTCAAAACCACGGCCACGTTCCGGCGTGATCTGTACTTCAATCAGGGCTGTCACTTTCTCATCGTCAATTTTGCTCCAGTTAACCACTGTTGCATACTTTACAATGACGTGGTCCTGTTCGAGCTGGGCCACAGCGTCTTTGATCTTGTCTTCAGACTCCCCCAGCAGTGTAGATAACAGCGCCGGAGACCTTCTCGCGTCTTCCTTCAGCAGATCCAGAACTTTTAATTGCAGATCGTTCAAATCTTTCATGACTTTCCCTCCAGCGTCATCCAGGTTCCTGAAAATGAATTAATACTTATATTACATGAATTTAACGTCTGTGCAAAGCTAAAAACCGCCTGCCCTCAATTCAGGCAAGCGGTGGTATGGTCTGGACAAACGGTGCTTCCATCCTTATTCGCAATGATGCTTCAATCCGTTCTAAAATGTTACATGTAATAAGGGTTGCTGTAATTGGGTTGATGCTGAGGCACATTAGGTGCCTGGCTGTATGGGCTGGACAGGGTGTTCTTTTCCTGAATGAACTGATTACATTTTTGCTGCGTTTGATGTGCAGACTGAATTGTTTTGTCAAGCTCGCTCCGAGTGACTTTGGAAGAAGCGGAATACATATTGTTCTGCTGCATCAGGTTGAATAGCTCCCCTTGCAATCTAAGGGTATCGTTCGTCAGATCTGTAAACATTCTGCGGGTAACAGGGCAGGAAGATTCAGTCGTTGCTGTTGTATATTCACGGGAAGTTCGTCTTAAATCCGCAAGAATCGACTTGAGCAGATCCAGCTCCTGCATAAAATTTCCACTAGATGACAAAGATTGAGAGTACACGCGGTTTCCTCCTATACGTTTAAATTTCTAGGACTACCTAAGCTTGTGTAGGGGCCAGAGACTGGTGTTGCTGAAGGGCATTGACAAGTGTGTTTAGATGCTGTTCATGTGAGCGTACATATTGATTCAAAGCCTGCTGGATTTGCGGGTTATGTGTGATGGAAGCTGTTGCTGCACACTGTTTGATCAGCATCTCTTCATTGGAGATCGAATCCGCAATGTAGTTCAGTTCTTTGGGACTAAGCGCCTGCATCTGCGTGTTTTGCATGTGCTTTTTTCCTCCTTAACCTAAAGTTTATGCGGCTTTATTTTTACCCTGTCCTGCAAAAGTATACTCATTGAACAATTCAATCCGAGGTGATTTCTTCATTATGAAACTGATTAGTGGCAGCACGTTGTGGCCAGGTACCCTTCACCCCCGATTCAAATACCCTGTTCTTGAAGGTGAAATTTTCTGTGATTGCCTCATTATCGGTGGCGGCATGGGAGGAGCGCTATCTGCCAAGCTATTAGCGGAGAAAGGTTTGCACGCAGTCGTTATTGATAAGAGAGAGGTTGGTCGTGGCAGCAGCATGGCCAGCTTGGGACTGCTGCAATACTCCAATGATAAGACGCTTACGTCCTGCATACATACCTTTGGCGAACAACGTGGTGTACGATTTTACGAATTGTGCCGTTTGGCCATGCAACAATTAAAGGATACGATTTCAACTTTGGACATCGATCCTTGGTATATTCCTCGCACCAGTTTATATTGCGCCAGCAGCGAAGAAGATGTTGCCCTGTTGGAAGAGGAGTACCATACACTCCAAAACTATGCATTCGATGTTGAGCTGTGGAGCCGAAACAAAATTAGTACCCACTTTCCCTTCAGTAAACCGAACGCGCTGTACACCAAAGGAGATGCGGAGGTTAATCCCTATATGCTGGTGCATAGTCTGCTTCATAGTGCTTCAAAAAAGGGTGCCCAAGTGTACGAACGAACCGAAATGATCCATTGTGAATATGGTGAAGATGTTGTCCTCTGTTACACCCCTACTGGGACGATCCGAGCCAAACAAGTTATTTTCTCTACCGGCTATGAGACACAGGAGATCAAGAGAGATCGTGGGGCCTATCTGCAGAGCACCTATGCTATTGCAACGAAACCACTTAAGGATTTAAGCAGTTGGTACAACCAAAGCTTAATATGGGAAACTGCTCGGCCTTATTTATATATGCGAACCACCCCGGATGGCAGAATTGTTGCTGGAGGGCTTGATGAAGAAATTCCCCATGATGACCAGCGTGCAATACGTGCCAAACTTAGGGGGGAGACTTTATTGAAAAAAATAGCTGACCACTTTCCACTTCCGGATTTGGCAATAGACTATGCTTGGGAAGCGGTCTTCGGCAGCACCCATGATGGATTCCCCCTAATTGGCCCTCACCCTGAGTACCCAAACTGCTATTTTATCGAAGGGTATGGTGGCAATGGAACGGTATACAGCATGATTGCCGCATCCATTCTTACAGATGTCATTACCGGGGTTCAGAACGATGATATGGAGCTGTTCTCTTTGACCAGGACAAATAAACCTTCTCCCGTGTAAAACAAATAAAGGTGCAGATCAGATATGCTCTTCTGATTTTGCACCTTTTTCGGTTGTGATCAAGCGATCAGGACGCAGTCTTACCCTGTTCCGGCTCTACTAACATTTTTCGCATAAAGATCCAGCCGACTAACGGGAAGGCTCCCAAAACAACGATGAGCCAGGTTAAGGTACGAAGTGAGGGGCCGTTCGTTACGATAATTATAAACACTGCAAGACCAGATAAACGTCCTGTCATCAGGCAAAGCTCCCTTAATACGACAAGTTCAACCCTTTTCTCCACATTTTCGCCGCTCATGCCCATCAAGTCGAATCCTGACGCAATCATGGGCAGCATGTATAACGGCATGGCGAGTGCTGAACCAATTCCCATAATCAAAAGTGTGCCGTAGCTCACTTTCCAGATCAAGGGGAGCAGAACGAGGAATAATATTATGGCCCCCGTCAACATGCCTTTGGATCGATAATGCGGTTTGAACCACTTGCCTGCCATCCAATAACTGACCAAAGCTACGGCGGATGTAATCAATGAAAACTGACCCAGCTTGTACTCCTGTTCCGTGGCTACGTAAACGAGCAGCGCAATCAAAAAGGCGAATACGCCCTCCCTTACACCTTGGGCAAACAACCCCAGTCCCAGTGGTCTCCATGCACTTCCTGAACGGGATAACTGGTGCCAGGGTTCCGACCACCGGTAGGTGCCGCTGACTTTTCTCTTTTTCAGAAAAAAGCTGAAGACCACGGCAATTACGTAAATCACGAGTGAGACAGTAAAAATAAGTCGGTACCCTGAATTATCCGCCATCTTCGTAATAATCAAGCCCGAGAACCATGGACCGATGATTCCTGTCATGGAGCCCAGCAACCCGACCCATCCATTGAACAGGTCCCGGTTCTCCCGGTCTGTTACTTCAAAATACACCACATTAAAGGCGATCCAGAACAGACCCAGAGCACATCCGAGCAATATGCCGAGTGGCCATATCCAATCTACCGCTCTTGGACCGGCCCATAGGACAAGCATATAAAATATGCCAGACAATGCTGTGCCCAGACGCAGTGCGCTCATTTTATTATGTTCTTTGATCCATTTCCCGGCTAACCAGAATGTCAATCCTAATGCAAGCTGTTGACTTACAGTAAACCATCCCAGC contains these protein-coding regions:
- a CDS encoding NAD(P)/FAD-dependent oxidoreductase; this translates as MKLISGSTLWPGTLHPRFKYPVLEGEIFCDCLIIGGGMGGALSAKLLAEKGLHAVVIDKREVGRGSSMASLGLLQYSNDKTLTSCIHTFGEQRGVRFYELCRLAMQQLKDTISTLDIDPWYIPRTSLYCASSEEDVALLEEEYHTLQNYAFDVELWSRNKISTHFPFSKPNALYTKGDAEVNPYMLVHSLLHSASKKGAQVYERTEMIHCEYGEDVVLCYTPTGTIRAKQVIFSTGYETQEIKRDRGAYLQSTYAIATKPLKDLSSWYNQSLIWETARPYLYMRTTPDGRIVAGGLDEEIPHDDQRAIRAKLRGETLLKKIADHFPLPDLAIDYAWEAVFGSTHDGFPLIGPHPEYPNCYFIEGYGGNGTVYSMIAASILTDVITGVQNDDMELFSLTRTNKPSPV
- a CDS encoding MFS transporter; this translates as MKISLGRQSILLLGVNGLFVLAGALSGTFLNVYLWKSRPDYAMLGWFTVSQQLALGLTFWLAGKWIKEHNKMSALRLGTALSGIFYMLVLWAGPRAVDWIWPLGILLGCALGLFWIAFNVVYFEVTDRENRDLFNGWVGLLGSMTGIIGPWFSGLIITKMADNSGYRLIFTVSLVIYVIAVVFSFFLKKRKVSGTYRWSEPWHQLSRSGSAWRPLGLGLFAQGVREGVFAFLIALLVYVATEQEYKLGQFSLITSAVALVSYWMAGKWFKPHYRSKGMLTGAIILFLVLLPLIWKVSYGTLLIMGIGSALAMPLYMLPMIASGFDLMGMSGENVEKRVELVVLRELCLMTGRLSGLAVFIIIVTNGPSLRTLTWLIVVLGAFPLVGWIFMRKMLVEPEQGKTAS